One region of Brassica napus cultivar Da-Ae chromosome A10, Da-Ae, whole genome shotgun sequence genomic DNA includes:
- the LOC106371386 gene encoding probable L-type lectin-domain containing receptor kinase S.7 — protein MASSRKLLALFFFFISIAKPIFVSSDNVNFTFKSFTIRNLTFLGDSHLRNGVVGLTRELGVPDTSSGTVIYNTPIRFYDPVSNTTASFSTHFSFSVQNVNPDSSGDGLSFFLSHDNDTLGSPGEFLGLVNSSQPMKNRFVAIEFDTKLDPNFNDPSGNHVGLDVDSLNSIATSDPSIDLKSGKSITSWIDYKNDMRLLNVFLSYTDPIATTKKPEKPILSVNIDLAPFLNGEMYVGFSGSTEGSTEIHLIENWSFKTSGFVPVRSKSNRPHNVSGSSVAPVAIPKGGGRRQRHGLAIGLGISCPVFFCLALLVFGYFTLKKLKGVKAEKELKTELITGLREFSYRELYAATKGFHSSRVIGRGAFGNVYRAMFVSSGTISAVKRSRHNSTEGRTEFLAELSIIACLRHKNLVQLQGWCNEKGELLLVYEFMPNGSLDKILYQESETGAVSLDWSHRLNIAIGLASALSYLHHECEQQVVHRDIKASNIMLDINFNARLGDFGLARLTEHDKSPISTLTAGTMGYLAPEYLQYGTATEMTDAFSYGVVILEIACGRRPIDKEPENQKTVNLVDWVWRLHSEGRVLDAVDERLRGEFDEEMMKKLLLVGLKCAHPDSNERPSMRRVLQILNNEVEPSPVPKMKPTLSFSIGLISLDDIVSKDDGDSIV, from the coding sequence atggCTTCTTCAAGAAAGCTtcttgctctcttcttcttctttatctcAATAGCCAAACCAATCTTTGTCTCCTCCGATAACGTAAACTTCACATTCAAATCCTTCACCATCCGAAACCTCACGTTCCTCGGCGACTCCCACCTCCGAAACGGCGTCGTGGGACTAACACGCGAGCTAGGCGTACCCGACACGAGCTCTGGAACCGTAATCTACAACACACCAATCCGTTTCTACGATCCAGTCTCAAACACCACGGCGTCTTTCTCCACACACTTCTCCTTCTCCGTCCAAAACGTGAACCCAGACTCCTCCGGCGACGGgctctccttcttcctctcccACGACAACGACACCTTAGGAAGCCCCGGCGAGTTCTTGGGCCTCGTGAACTCCTCCCAGCCCATGAAGAACCGCTTCGTCGCGATCGAATTCGACACCAAACTCGATCCCAACTTCAACGACCCGAGCGGGAACCACGTCGGGCTAGACGTCGATAGCTTGAACTCGATCGCCACGTCGGATCCGTCGATCGATCTCAAATCCGGAAAATCGATTACGTCTTGGATCGATTACAAGAACGATATGCGATTATTAAACGTTTTCTTGAGCTACACTGATCCTATAGCTACAACGAAGAAGCCAGAGAAGCCTATTTTATCTGTAAACATCGATCTTGCTCCGTTCTTGAACGGAGAGATGTACGTAGGGTTCTCCGGTTCGACGGAAGGAAGCACTGAGATTCATCTCATCGAGAATTGGAGCTTCAAGACGTCTGGTTTTGTTCCGGTTAGATCGAAATCTAACCGTCCTCACAACGTTTCAGGTAGCTCTGTGGCTCCTGTGGCTATACCTAAGGGTGGAGGAAGACGTCAACGACACGGTCTCGCGATTGGGCTTGGGATCTCTTGTCCTGTCTTCTTCTGTTTAGCGCTCTTGGTGTTTGGTTACTTCACGTTGAAGAAGTTGAAAGGAGTTAAAGCGGAGAAGGAGCTCAAGACGGAGCTTATCACAGGCCTTAGAGAGTTTAGCTACAGAGAGCTTTACGCAGCCACGAAAGGGTTTCACTCGAGTCGTGTCATTGGGAGAGGAGCGTTTGGGAATGTGTACAGAGCTATGTTTGTTTCGTCGGGAACTATCTCTGCTGTGAAGAGATCGAGGCATAACTCGACGGAAGGGAGGACGGAGTTTTTAGCTGAGCTTTCGATTATTGCTTGCTTGCGGCACAAGAATCTTGTTCAGTTGCAGGGTTGGTGTAACGAGAAGGGAGAGTTGCTTCTTGTTTACGAGTTCATGCCTAACGGGAGTCTTGATAAGATTCTGTATCAGGAGTCGGAGACTGGAGCTGTGTCTCTTGACTGGTCGCATAGGTTGAACATAGCGATTGGTTTGGCTTCGGCTTTGTCTTATCTTCACCATGAGTGTGAGCAGCAAGTGGTTCACAGAGATATAAAGGCAAGCAACATAATGCTTGACATCAACTTCAACGCGAGGCTTGGGGACTTTGGTCTCGCTAGGCTTACTGAGCACGATAAAAGCCCTATCTCGACGTTGACAGCTGGTACGATGGGGTATCTCGCACCGGAGTATCTCCAGTACGGGACTGCGACTGAGATGACTGATGCGTTTAGCTACGGAGTGGTGATTCTTGAGATTGCTTGCGGGAGAAGGCCGATAGATAAAGAGCCTGAGAATCAAAAGACTGTGAACTTGGTGGATTGGGTTTGGAGATTGCACAGTGAAGGAAGAGTGCTTGATGCTGTGGATGAGAGGTTGAGAGGCGAGTTCGAtgaggagatgatgaagaagctgttgCTGGTTGGGCTTAAGTGTGCTCATCCGGATAGTAATGAGCGACCTTCGATGAGACGTGTGCTACAGATACTGAACAATGAGGTTGAGCCTAGTCCGGTTCCGAAGATGAAACCAACGCTATCTTTCTCTATTGGGTTGATAAGTCTTGATGATATTGTTTCCAAAGATGATGGAGACAGCATCGTGTAg
- the LOC106397311 gene encoding pentatricopeptide repeat-containing protein At5g55840-like, with product MSGFSSLFSHRNEAISLLRLGSSKLGCFSRVGFSSGVVKQSKRDDYASHEPFGVTGLDMEKSIYNILTIDRWGSLNHMDYRQARLRPVHGKLALKFLKWVVKQPGLEPDHLLQLFCITTHILVRARMYDPARHILKELSWMGDKPSFVFTALMATYRLCNSNPAVFDILIRVYMREGRIQDSLEVFRLMGLYGFNPSVYTCNAMLGSIVKSDGDVSVWSFLKEMLKRKICPDVATFNILINALCAEGNFKKSCYLMEKMEKSGYPPTIVTYNTVLHWYCKKGRFKAAEELIDHMKSRGVDADVCTYNMIIHDLCRNSRSAKGYLLLRKMRKRMIYPNEVTYNTLISGFSNEGKVLIARQLLDEMLAFGLSPNHVTFNALIDGYISEGNFKEALKMFYMMEAQGLVPTEVSYGVILDGLCKHAEFDLARGFYMRMKRNGISVGRITYTGMIDGLCKNGLLDEAVEMLNEMSRDGVDPDIVTYSALINGFCKVGRFETVKEIVCRIYRAGLSPNGIIYSTLIYNYCRMGFLEEALRIYEAMILEGHTPDHFTFNVLVSSLCKAGKTDEAEEFIRCMTSDGVLPNAVSFDCLINEYGSSGEALKAFSIFDEMTKAGHHPTFFTYGGLLKGLCKGGHLKEAEKFLRSLHDVPAAVDTVMYNTLLTAMCKSGNLDKAVSLFGEMVKRSVLPDSYTYTSLISGLCKKGKTVIATLFAKEAEARGNLLPNEVMYTCFVDGMFKAGQWEAAFHFREQMEKLGLAPDAVTTNVMIDGYSRMGKIEKASDLLSEMEPSLTTYNILLHGYSKRKDIPTTFKLYRSMILNGVLPDKLTCHSLILGMCESNALEIGLKILKAFICRGFEVDRSTFNMLISKCCANGEISKAFDLVNVMNLLGISLDKTTYDAVVSVFNRNHRFQESRMVLHAMSKQGLSPDCTKYIGLLNGLCRVGDIKTAFMLNDEMITLKTCPANVAESAMVRALAKCGKTEEATLLLRSMLKKKLVPTIASFTTLMHMFCKNGDVTEALELRAVVRNCGLKLDLVSYNVLITGLCAKGDMVAAFKLYEEMKQDGFLANATTYKALISGILSLGTAFSGTDIIMEDLLARGFITSLSSSQDSHTTLTMVMEKLKALQSHKKG from the exons ATGTCCGGATTCTCGAGCTTATTTTCTCACAGAAACGAAGCAATCTCCCTATTGCGTCTCGGTTCTTCAAAACTCGGATGTTTCTCCCGAGTAGGGTTTTCTTCCGGCGTCGTAAAACAGTCCAAACGAGATGATTATGCTTCTCACGAACCATTTGGTGTCACTG GACTTGATATGGAGAAGAGCATATACAACATTCTTACAATCGACCGTTGGGGATCTCTAAACCATATGGATTACAGACAGGCTCGTCTTAGACCAGTTCACGGGAAGCTAGCTTTGAAGTTTCTCAAATGGGTAGTTAAGCAGCCAGGTCTGGAGCCTGACCATCTCCTTCAACTGTTTTGTATCACTACGCATATACTTGTTAGAGCTAGAATGTACGACCCAGCAAGACACATCTTGAAGGAGCTGTCTTGGATGGGTGACAAACCAAGCTTTGTGTTTACTGCTTTGATGGCCACGTACAGGCTATGCAACTCAAACCCTGCTGTTTTCGACATCTTGATTCGTGTGTACATGAGAGAAGGAAGGATTCAAGATTCTCTGGAGGTATTTCGTTTGATGGGTCTTTACGGGTTCAACCCTTCTGTCTATACATGTAATGCAATGCTAGGTTCCATTGTAAAGAGTGATGGGGATGTGTCAGTCTGGTCTTTCTTGAAGGAAATGCTCAAGAGGAAGATTTGTCCCGACGTGGCTACCTTCAATATCCTAATCAATGCGCTCTGTGCTGAAGGGAACTTTAAAAAGTCGTGTTATCTAATGGAAAAGATGGAGAAGAGTGGTTATCCACCAACGATAGTTACATACAACACTGTGCTCCATTGGTATTGCAAAAAGGGAAGATTTAAAGCTGCTGAGGAGCTTATAGATCACATGAAGTCGAGAGGGGTTGACGCTGATGTGTGTACGTATAATATGATTATCCACGATTTGTGCAGAAACAGTAGAAGTGCCAAAGGCTATTTGTTGCTGAGGAAAATGAGGAAGAGGATGATTTACCCTAATGAAGTCACGTACAACACGCTGATTAGTGGTTTTTCTAATGAAGGAAAGGTTCTCATTGCTCGTCAGCTTTTGGATGAGATGTTAGCCTTTGGACTTTCCCCGAATCATGTTACTTTCAATGCTTTGATTGATGGATACATCAGTGAGGGAAACTTTAAAGAGGCTCTGAAGATGTTTTATATGATGGAAGCACAAGGCCTTGTTCCTACTGAAGTTAGCTATGGGGTAATTTTAGATGGGTTGTGCAAGCATGCAGAGTTTGATCTAGCGAGAGGCTTTTACATGAGAATGAAGAGAAATGGAATCTCTGTTGGGCGAATAACATACACTGGAATGATTGATGGGTTATGCAAGAATGGGTTATTGGATGAAGCTGTTGAGATGCTTAACGAAATGAGCAGAGATGGTGTTGATCCTGATATCGTCACATACTCAGCACTTATAAATGGATTTTGCAAGGTGGGGAGGTTTGAAACTGTTAAGGAGATAGTGTGTAGAATTTACCGAGCTGGTCTTAGTCCAAATGGCATCATATACTCAACGCTGATATACAATTACTGCAGGATGGGATTCTTAGAGGAAGCTTTAAGAATTTATGAAGCTATGATCCTTGAGGGCCATACTCCAGACCATTTCACGTTCAATGTACTTGTCTCTTCGCTATGTAAAGCTGGTAAAACGGATGAGGCGGAAGAGTTTATCCGTTGCATGACAAGTGATGGGGTTCTTCCTAACGCAGTTAGCTTTGATTGTCTTATCAACGAGTACGGAAGCTCCGGTGAAGCGCTAAAAGCATTCTCTATATTTGATGAGATGACCAAAGCAGGTCATCACCCAACTTTCTTCACATATGGTGGTCTTCTCAAGGGATTATGCAAAGGTGGGCATTTGAAAGAGGCAGAGAAGTTTCTGAGAAGCCTCCATGATGTTCCTGCAGCTGTTGACACTGTAATGTACAACACACTACTCACTGCAATGTGTAAATCAGGGAACTTGGACAAGGCTGTCTCTCTTTTTGGTGAGATGGTGAAGCGAAGCGTTCTACCTGACAGTTATACGTATACCAGTCTAATCTCTGGGTTGTGTAAGAAGGGGAAGACTGTTATTGCCACACTCTTTGCTAAGGAAGCTGAGGCTCGAGGTAATTTACTTCCCAACGAGGTGATGTATACATGTTTTGTGGATGGTATGTTCAAAGCTGGTCAGTGGGAAGCTGCTTTTCATTTCCGGGAGCAAATGGAGAAGCTTGGCCTTGCCCCTGATGCTGTCACAACAAACGTAATGATCGACGGTTACTCAAGGATGGGGAAAATAGAGAAGGCTAGTGACTTGCTTTCTGAAATGGAACCTAGTCTGACTACTTACAACATCCTCTTGCATGGGTACTCAAAGAGGAAAGACATACCAACGACCTTTAAGCTGTATAGATCCATGATACTGAACGGCGTTTTACCTGACAAGCTCACATGCCATTCTCTTATTCTCGGGATGTGTGAGTCCAACGCGTTGGAGATCGGTCTTAAAATCTTGAAGGCCTTTATATGCCGAGGTTTTGAAGTTGATAGGAGTACGTTCAACATGCTAATCTCCAAATGTTGTGCAAACGGAGAGATCAGCAAGGCTTTTGATCTAGTTAACGTCATGAACTTACTAGGAATCTCTCTTGACAAAACTACTTATGACGCCGTTGTAAGCGTCTTCAACCGAAACCACAGATTCCAGGAATCTCGCATGGTTCTGCACGCTATGTCGAAGCAAGGTTTATCTCCTGATTGCACCAAATACATCGGTCTGCTTAACGGTCTTTGCAGAGTGGGAGATATAAAGACTGCGTTTATGCTGAATGATGAGATGATAACGCTTAAGACATGTCCGGCTAACGTAGCTGAGAGTGCAATGGTGAGAGCGCTTGCAAAATGCGGTAAGACTGAAGAAGCTACTCTGCTTCTTCGTTCCATGCTGAAAAAGAAGTTGGTTCCGACTATCGCTAGTTTCACTACTCTAATGCACATGTTTTGCAAGAACGGTGACGTTACAGAGGCTCTGGAATTGAGAGCCGTCGTGAGAAACTGTGGCCTGAAGCTTGATCTCGTGTCGTACAATGTGTTGATTACTGGACTTTGTGCTAAAGGTGATATGGTAGCTGCGTTTAAGCTCTATGAAGAGATGAAGCAAGATGGGTTCTTAGCTAATGCGACTACTTACAAAGCTCTCATCAGTGGGATACTTTCCCTAGGTACCGCATTCTCAGGGACTGATATTATCATGGAAGATTTACTTGCAAGAGGATTCATAACATCCTTGAGCTCGTCTCAAGATTCACACACAACCTTGACAATGGTCATGGAGAAGCTGAAGGCCTTGCAGAGTCACAAGAAGGGATAA
- the LOC106397287 gene encoding protein NOI4 — MSDKGRPLPKFGEWDVNDPASAEGFTVIFNKARDEKKTGGKPGSPGKSTEGHAKSGGGGGDPSKPQPKKWLCCMQSPAVDS, encoded by the exons ATGTCG GACAAAGGTCGTCCCTTGCCGAAGTTTGGAGAATGGGATGTGAACGACCCAGCATCAGCTGAAGGTTTCACAGTGATATTCAACAAAGCTAGGGATGAGAAAAAGACAGGTGGCAAACCCGGATCACCCGGTAAATCCACTGAAGGTCATGCTAAgtccggaggaggaggaggagatccTAGTAAACCTCAGCCT AAAAAATGGCTCTGCTGCATGCAATCTCCTGCTGTGGACTCTTGA
- the LOC106401955 gene encoding WEB family protein At5g55860 — translation MVAKKGRRDSSDSSPSVEVGEIDTSSPFQSVKDAVSLFGREAAFSAEKQPLLRKASPQSAEKVLVKQTELHLAQKELNKLKDQLKSAETIREQALSELEWAKRTVDELTRKLDAVNESRDSANKVTEAAKSLIKEAKPENVSVSSSDDAEGLDMEQYGKVCKELDTAKQELRKIRQVSNEVSETKTVALTKEEEAKEVTKVYSEKIELLRKEIAAVNESVEQTKLACSQAQKEQSEIFAEKEIQHQSYKAGMEESAKKLLALKSEFDPEFAKKLEAQLTETYNEIDELQKQMETAKASDTESVNGVSLELKEAKGLLEKLVGEEKSLQESVESLKAELEKVKTERSEVEGKEAEIETVAGDLNLKLSKSKSELEECVAEEGKAKAALEDMMSTLNQITSETEASRREADAMRNKAEELKKEAETAHLALEETELNLRVALDEAEEAKTAEAKALEQIKSMSEKTNAARNSTSSESGPQSITLSQDEFKSLSKRAEVSDKLADMKVAAALAQVEAVRASENETLKKLETTQEEIEKLKTATEEALKKAAMADAAKKAVEGELRRWRERDQKKAEEAASRILAEAEARMSVESSPQHLYYKDTKQKPVHKKKLEKTRTSVVSKKVLMPNLSGIFSRKKNQAEWGSPSYLPGEKPF, via the exons ATGGTTGCTAAGAAAGGACGTAGAGACTCTTCAGATTCTTCCCCTTCTGTGGAGGTTGGAGAGATAGACACAAGCTCTCCTTTTCAATCTGTTAAGGATGCTGTTAGTCTCTTCGGTCGTGAAGCTGCCTTTTCCGCTGAAAAGCAGCCTCTCCTTCGAAAAGCTAGTCCCCAATCCGCTGAG AAAGTTTTGGTGAAGCAAACAGAGCTTCACTTGGCGCAGAAAGAGTTGAACAAGTTAAAGGACCAGCTTAAGAGTGCTGAGACAATCAGAGAGCAAGCCTTGAGTGAGCTCGAGTGGGCTAAGAGAACTGTTGACGAGCTTACTCGCAAGCTTGATGCGGTTAATGAGTCGAGAGATTCTGCTAATAAAGTGACTGAAGCTGCTAAGAGTCTGATCAAAGAAGCGAAACCAGAGAATGTTTCTGTGTCTAGCAGTGATGATGCTGAGGGTTTGGATATGGAACAGTATGGGAAGGTGTGCAAGGAGCTTGATACCGCAAAGCAAGAGCTGAGAAAGATCCGTCAGGTTTCTAATGAGGTTTCTGAAACAAAGACTGTTGCTTTGACCAAAGAAGAGGAAGCTAAGGAAGTGACTAAAGTTTATTCTGAGAAGATCGAGTTGCTTAGAAAGGAGATCGCAGCTGTTAATGAATCAGTTGAACAGACCAAGCTTGCTTGTTCTCAAGCTCAGAAAGAACAGTCTGAGATTTTTGCAGAGAAGGAGATTCAGCACCAATCCTATAAAGCTGGCATGGAAGAGTCTGCCAAGAAGCTGCTCGCTTTGAAGAGCGAGTTTGATCCTGAGTTTGCTAAAAAGCTTGAAGCGCAGTTGACTGAAACATACAACGAGATCGATGAGTTGCAGAAGCAAATGGAGACTGCGAAAGCATCTGATACGGAGTCTGTTAATGGTGTGAGTTTGGAGTTGAAAGAAGCAAAGGGTTTACTAGAGAAGttggttggagaagagaagtcTTTGCAAGAGTCAGTGGAGTCTCTCAAAGCAGAACTAGAGAAAGTGAAGACAGAGCGCAGTGAAGTTGAAGGCAAGGAGGCTGAGATCGAAACTGTGGCTGGAGATCTTAATCTGAAGCTTAGCAAAAGCAAGAGTGAGCTTGAAGAATGCGTTGCAGAGGAAGGTAAAGCAAAGGCTGCTTTGGAAGATATGATGTCAACCTTGAATCAGATCACTTCTGAGACAGAAGCTTCTCGAAGAGAAGCTGACGCAATGAGAAACAAAGCCGAGGAGCTGAAGAAGGAAGCAGAAACGGCGCATCTCGCGCTTGAGGAGACAGAGCTGAACTTGAGGGTGGCCCTAGatgaagctgaagaagcaaAAACTGCAGAGGCAAAGGCCCTTGAACAGATAAAGTCCATGTCTGAAAAAACCAACGCTGCACGCAACTCCACGTCATCCGAGTCTGGACCTCAGAGCATCACGCTGTCTCAGGATGAGTTCAAGTCTTTGAGCAAGAGAGCTGAGGTATCTGATAAGTTAGCGGATATGAAAGTGGCGGCTGCGCTGGCTCAGGTGGAAGCAGTGAGAGCTAGCGAAAACGAGACGCTGAAGAAGTTGGAGACGACGCAAGAGGAGATCGAGAAGCTAAAGACTGCAACGGAGGAGGCACTGAAGAAAGCAGCTATGGCTGATGCCGCAAAGAAAGCGGTCGAAGGAGAGCTCAGGAGGTGGCGGGAAAGAGATCAGAAGAAAGCAGAGGAAGCAGCGTCGAGGATTCTTGCGGAGGCTGAGGCCAGGATGTCTGTTGAATCATCACCGCAGCATCTCTACTACAAAGACACGAAACAGAAACCTGTTCACAAGAAGAAGCTGGAGAAGACGAGAACTAGTGTGGTGTCAAAGAAAGTGTTGATGCCGAATCTAAGTGGAATCTTTAGTAGAAAGAAGAATCAAGCGGAGTGGGGTTCTCCTTCTTACCTCCCTGGAGAGAAACCCTTTTGA
- the LOC106400889 gene encoding altered inheritance of mitochondria protein 32-like, whose translation MGSGRRRYMDDDPLASSSSPITVSNPLDSFLGESTSRSGSFESESISEAEADFGPEKLAGTVEFYERHVFLCYKKPSFWPARIEASEFDRLPRLLSSVVSARKCDMKKETLLTICEGHDGTETSNGDVLIFPDMIRYRRLTHFDVDTFVEEVLVKDVVWLPGNPEPLSGSYVFVCCHGSRDRRCGVCGPSLVSRFREEIEMCGLEGEVSVSPCSHIGGHKYTGDVIIYGSNINQRVTGNWYGLVTLEDVPQLLEQHIYRGQILDRLWRGEMGLLEEDQKITQEQRFQERNAEKINNGEVSLVVQQNGNSSWCLEEENHTENNTSEKEISVKSASSRVSSSKNGSSCGFKVCAAMSMWLENWEKEDTYAALSVVCAAASVAIAYNCYKQLK comes from the exons ATGGGAAGCGGAAGAAGAAGATACATGGACGACGACCCTttagcctcctcctcctctcccaTCACCGTATCCAACCCCCTCGACAGCTTTCTCGGCGAATCGACCTCTCGCTCTGGAAGCTTCGAAAGTGAGAGCATCAGCGAAGCAGAAGCCGATTTTGGACCCGAGAAACTCGCCGGGACCGTAGAGTTCTACGAGAGACATGTCTTCTTGTGCTACAAAAAGCCCTCCTTTTGGCCGGCCAGGATCGAGGCCTCCGAGTTCGATCGGTTGCCGAGGCTTCTCTCTTCCGTCGTGTCTGCGAGGAAGTGTGATATGAAGAAAGAG ACTCTACTCACAATATGTGAGGGCCATGATGGGACTGAGACATCTAATGGGGATGTGTTGATCTTTCCGGATATGATTAGATACAG AAGGTTGACTCATTTTGATGTGGACACATTTGTTGAAGAGGTGCTTGTGAAGGATGTTGTGTGGCTGCCTGGGAATCCTGAACCTCTGAGTGGCTCATATGTCTTTGTATGTTGTCATGGATCCAGAGACCGGCGTTGTGGGGTTTGTGGACCCTCTCTGGTTAGTAGATTCAGAGAAGAAATTGAAATGTGTGGTCTTGAAGGTGAAGTTTCGGTCAGCCCTTGTTCCCACATTGGTGGTCACAAATACACTGGAGATGTTATCATCTATGGATCAAACATTAACCAGAGAGTCACAGGAAACTG GTATGGGTTAGTGACTCTAGAAGATGTACCTCAACTGCTGGAGCAACATATTTACAGAGGCCAAATCCTAGACCGCCTTTGGAG GGGTGAAATGGGTCTGTTAGAAGAAGATCAGAAGATAACTcaagaacaaaggttccaagAACGAAATGCTGAAAAGATCAACAACGGGGAGGTGTCCCTCGTTGTCCAACAAAATGGGAATTCATCTTGGTGTTTAGAGGAGGAGAATCACACTGAGAATAATACCTCGGAAAAAGAAATCTCTGTTAAAAGTGCATCTTCTCGGGTAAGTAGCAGCAAGAATGGATCTTCCTGCGGATTCAAGGTTTGTGCTGCGATGTCAATGTGGTTGGAGAATTGGGAGAAAGAAGATACATATGCTGCTTTATCTGTTGTTTGTGCTGCTGCATCTGTGGCTATTGCCTATAACTGCTACAAGCAATTGAAATGA
- the LOC106400888 gene encoding serine/threonine-protein kinase D6PK, giving the protein MASKTPEGSLTSSSQSMSVSTLADQVSSTLSFADPSTDTKTANNNKTSEQGESGKSSTCRPSTSSDISDESTCSSFSSSINKPHKANDVRWEAIQAVRTKHGGLGLNHFRLLKRLGCGDIGTVHLAELNGTRCYFAMKVMDKTALASRKKLLRAQTEREILQCLDHPFLPTLYSHFETEKFSCLVMEFCPGGDLHTLRQRQPGKRFTEQAAKFYVAEVLLAMEYLHMLGIIYRDLKPENVLVRDDGHVMLSDFDLSLRCTVSLSIVRSTNLGSEGLSKNSVSCSQQPACIQQPSCISMAPTSCFGPRFFSSKSKKDKKAKTDNGNHQVTPLPELVAEPTSARSMSFVGTHEYLAPEIIKGEGHGSAVDWWTFGIFLYELLFGKTPFKGSGNRATLFNVVGQPLRFPESPVVSFAARDLIRSLLVKEPQHRLAYKRGATEMKQHPFFEGVNWALVRCATPPEVPKPVDLEPVKQHAPATPASAASTSVRSDQSNYLEFDFF; this is encoded by the exons ATGGCCTCCAAAACTCCAGAAGGATCACTTACCAGTTCCAGTCAAAGTATGTCAGTTAGTACTTTAGCAGATCAAGTCTCTTCCACCTTGTCTTTCGCCGATCCAAGCACTGACACCAAAACCGCTAACAACAACAAGACCAGCGAGCAAGGAGAGAGCGGGAAGAGCAGCACGTGTAGACCGAGCACTAGCAGTGACATAAGCGACGAGAGCACTTGTAGCAGCTTCAGCAGCAGCATCAACAAGCCTCACAAGGCCAACGATGTGAGGTGGGAAGCTATTCAAGCCGTTAGAACCAAACACGGCGGTTTGGGATTGAACCATTTTAGGCTCTTGAAGAGGTTAGGATGTGGTGATATCGGAACTGTCCATCTCGCTGAGTTGAACGGGACGAGGTGTTACTTTGCCATGAAGGTTATGGACAAAACAGCTTTGGCTAGCAGGAAAAAGCTTCTTAGAGCTCAGACCGAGAGAGAGATACTGCAGTGTCTTGATCACCCGTTTCTTCCCACACTCTACAGTCATTTTGAAACTGAGAAGTTCTCTTGTTTGGTTATGGAGTTTTGCCCTGGAGGTGACTTGCATACGCTGAGACAGAGACAGCCTGGGAAACGCTTCACCGAGCAAGCTGCAAA GTTCTATGTAGCGGAGGTGCTTCTTGCAATGGAGTATCTACACATGCTGGGTATCATTTACCGTGATCTAAAGCCTGAGAATGTTCTTGTGAGAGATGATGGACACGTGATGCTTTCGGATTTTGATCTCTCCCTGAGATGTACTGTGAGTCTCTCGATAGTCAGATCAACCAATCTTGGATCCGAAGGCTTGTCAAAGAACTCAGTTTCTTGCTCGCAGCAACCCGCTTGCATCCAGCAGCCATCTTGCATCTCAATGGCTCCTACATCTTGCTTTGGTCCTCGGTTCTTCTCATCTAAGTCCAAGAAAGACAAGAAAGCCAAAACAGATAACGGTAACCACCAAGTTACTCCCTTACCGGAGCTCGTTGCAGAGCCAACAAGCGCTCGTTCCATGTCGTTTGTGGGGACACACGAGTACTTAGCTCCAGAGATCATCAAAGGTGAAGGACATGGAAGCGCGGTTGACTGGTGGACTTTTGGGATCTTTCTTTATGAGTTGTTGTTTGGTAAAACACCGTTTAAAGGCTCAGGGAATAGAGCAACGCTCTTCAATGTGGTTGGTCAGCCTTTGAGGTTCCCTGAGTCTCCGGTGGTTAGCTTTGCAGCTAGAGATTTGATAAGGAGTTTGCTTGTGAAGGAGCCACAGCATAGGTTAGCTTACAAGCGTGGAGCGACGGAGATGAAGCAACATCCTTTCTTTGAAGGAGTGAATTGGGCTCTGGTTCGGTGTGCCACTCCACCTGAGGTTCCTAAACCGGTTGATCTTGAACCGGTGAAACAACATGCTCCTGCTACACCGGCTTCTGCTGCATCTACAAGCGTGAGATCTGACCAGAGCAATTATCTTGAGTTTGATTTCTTCTGA